One genomic region from Bacillus sp. SLBN-46 encodes:
- the rpsI gene encoding 30S ribosomal protein S9: protein MAQVQYIGTGRRKSSVARVRLVPGTGKIVVNGREIEDYIPFEALRVVVRQPLVATETVGSYDVLVNVSGGGYTGQAGAIRHGIARALLQADPEFRPTLKRAGLLTRDARMKERKKYGLKGARRAPQFSKR, encoded by the coding sequence TTGGCACAAGTTCAATATATCGGTACTGGTCGCCGTAAGAGCTCAGTCGCACGTGTGCGTCTAGTTCCAGGCACAGGTAAAATTGTAGTTAACGGTCGTGAAATCGAAGATTATATCCCATTTGAAGCTTTACGTGTTGTTGTAAGACAACCATTAGTAGCTACTGAAACTGTAGGCAGCTATGATGTTCTTGTAAACGTAAGCGGCGGTGGATACACTGGTCAAGCTGGCGCAATCCGCCACGGTATTGCTCGCGCATTACTTCAAGCTGACCCTGAGTTCCGTCCAACATTAAAGCGCGCAGGTTTATTAACTCGTGATGCACGTATGAAAGAGCGTAAAAAATACGGTCTTAAAGGTGCTCGTCGTGCGCCTCAGTTCTCAAAGCGTTAA
- the rplM gene encoding 50S ribosomal protein L13, with protein MRTTFMANANNIERKWYVIDAEGKTLGRLASEVASILRGKNKPTFTPHVDTGDNVIILNASKVELTGKKLTDKIYYRHSMHPGGLKQRTALEMRTNYAEKMIELAVKGMLPKNSLGRQMIKKLHVYAGSEHPHQAQKPEVYELRG; from the coding sequence ATGCGTACAACGTTTATGGCAAATGCCAACAATATCGAGCGTAAATGGTACGTGATTGATGCTGAGGGCAAAACTCTTGGACGTCTTGCTTCTGAAGTAGCATCAATTCTACGTGGTAAAAACAAACCAACTTTTACACCACATGTTGACACTGGTGATAATGTAATCATTCTTAATGCATCTAAAGTAGAACTAACAGGAAAGAAATTAACTGACAAGATCTACTACCGTCACAGCATGCATCCTGGTGGTTTAAAGCAAAGAACTGCTCTTGAAATGCGTACAAACTATGCTGAGAAAATGATCGAGCTTGCTGTTAAAGGTATGCTTCCAAAGAATTCTCTTGGCCGTCAAATGATCAAAAAATTACACGTATATGCTGGTAGCGAACATCCGCACCAAGCACAAAAACCTGAAGTTTACGAACTTCGCGGATAA